Proteins encoded by one window of Rutidosis leptorrhynchoides isolate AG116_Rl617_1_P2 unplaced genomic scaffold, CSIRO_AGI_Rlap_v1 contig18, whole genome shotgun sequence:
- the LOC139881654 gene encoding U-box domain-containing protein 27-like, which yields MVRDDLYISIPSLFRCPISLDVMKSPVSLCTGVTYDRASIERWLDGGNNTCPATMQVLQSKDFVPNKTLQRLIQIWYDSVRVDSADSVSVVSKERVRCLIEEMKSKGENWWELLEIIVRFARESEENRVFLAKSDGFVDVIIDFLCNCIAVDVRLEIVVVALSLVLSKMEEDRERLSNSMLKSTIPNRDCLAPLLNILRNGSEESIISSIRTLEFIAFDSESKLIIAEKEELIRELIKFVNESTNTQLIESSISCLISLSKPKRTKSKFVHHKLIPGLRKLLEVQNSNIPVTEKALKLLETMSTVKEGRAEISQDSSCVKAVLQKLMKVSGNATEYSVTILWSLCYLFRDEKAQEVVTKNNGLTKILVLMQSNCRPAVRQMCTDLLKVFRVNSKSCLSSYDTKTTHIMPF from the coding sequence ATGGTTAGGGACGATTTGTACATTTCAATACCCAGTTTGTTCAGGTGTCCGATTTCACTCGACGTGATGAAATCGCCAGTGAGCTTATGCACCGGCGTCACCTACGACCGCGCCAGCATCGAACGGTGGTTAGACGGCGGCAACAACACTTGTCCGGCGACGATGCAAGTCTTGCAAAGCAAAGACTTCGTTCCAAACAAGACCTTGCAACGCCTAATTCAGATCTGGTACGACTCGGTCCGAGTGGACTCGGCCGACTCGGTCTCCGTCGTTTCCAAAGAACGAGTCAGATGCTTGATTGAGGAGATGAAGAGTAAAGGTGAGAATTGGTGGGAGTTGTTGGAGATCATCGTCCGGTTTGCTAGAGAATCCGAAGAGAATCGAGTTTTCCTCGCTAAGAGTGACGGATTCGTCGATGTGATTATTGATTTTCTCTGCAATTGCATTGCCGTCGATGTTAGGCTTGAGATCGTCGTGGTGGCTTTGAGTTTGGTTTTGAGCAAAATGGAAGAAGATCGTGAAAGGCTTTCGAATTCGATGTTGAAGAGTACAATCCCTAATCGTGATTGTCTGGCTCCATTGTTAAACATTTTGCGAAACGGAAGCGAGGAATCCATAATTTCTTCAATTAGAACCCTAGAATTCATCGCTTTCGATTCAGAGTCGAAGCTCATAATCGCGGAAAAGGAAGAATTAATCAGAGAATTGATTAAATTCGTTAACGAATCTACCAACACACAGCTAATCGAGTCGAGCATATCGTGTTTGATATCTTTATCAAAGCCGAAAAGGACTAAATCAAAATTTGTCCACCACAAACTCATTCCTGGGCTGAGAAAGCTCCTAGAAGTTCAAAATTCGAACATTCCGGTCACCGAGAAGGCGCTGAAATTGCTCGAAACGATGTCGACAGTGAAGGAAGGCAGGGCGGAGATAAGCCAGGATTCGAGCTGCGTAAAGGCGGTGCTGCAGAAGCTAATGAAAGTCTCCGGCAACGCGACGGAGTATTCGGTGACGATTCTATGGAGCTTGTGTTACTTGTTCAGAGATGAGAAGGCACAAGAGGTGGTGACCAAGAATAATGGGCTGACCAAGATCCTTGTATTGATGCAGAGCAATTGTAGGCCGGCGGTCAGGCAAATGTGTACGGACTTGTTGAAGGTTTTTCGGGTGAATTCGAAGTCTTGCCTTTCAAGTTACGATACTAAGACTACTCATATCATGCCCTTTTGA